GAATTTGGTGCTAGTCAAAATGAAGACGTCCATCCTTCTCTTGGCCTTGCTGCAGGCTCTGGGCTGCTCAGGTGAGTGGCTCTCTGTTACACCCGCACATACAGGAGGTGACCGCCGCTGACTAACCCTGTCCTCACCCGGGACGTTTGGCCCCGCAGGCTTACCGGCGCACAACGCTGAGCCGGCAGCTATCGAAGACAGGAGCCTGGGGGCGTCTTTGGCACAGGTCAACACCGTGTACGCCGTCAACAACCTCTACCGGGTGACTCGGGCCTCTCTGAAACGGGTGAGGTTATACACAGGATATGgccttcttttatttttacctcTTATACAATGTCTGTTCAGAGAAATAGGATCAaaatcaacaaagaaaatgctttttaatactCTAATTAGGCCAGAAGAGGGTGAATACATTCTGTCCAGCATGAGATTTAATTCAATTTTCTTTGTCAGGGTATAATCCTCTTTTGAGTACACTCACTTGTATGTAATATACCAAAATGATCACTATTGTGAAAATGGATTCTTTGCCCTTTGGCCTGCACTGGACAAGATTATCACGGAGTTAAGATGCTTGAGAGAGAGTCGGGCCCCCAGCAGCATCTCAACATCAGTGCTGAGGTCATTTTTGAGGATTTGAGAGCCAAGCTGTTTTTTGGAAATTGACTTGAACTTGTTACTTTGCAGTTAATATAACACACATTCAGATTAGTGAATAGTGAAATggcatattttcatttcacgTCCTTTATTTCCATTCTTATGATGATTACTGGTAGTGGTGGAGGGAGTGATGGATAAATTATTATCACAACTATCCTGTGTGTCCCAGAAAGTACCCCTGGGTATGAACACCTACGACCTGATGATGGTGTTTGGCATTAAGGAGACAGACTGCCTGAAGACTTCGGGAGCAGATCCTCAGACATGCGCCTTCAAATCTGGCTTCTTTGTGGTGAGATAATCAA
The DNA window shown above is from Myripristis murdjan chromosome 2, fMyrMur1.1, whole genome shotgun sequence and carries:
- the spp2 gene encoding secreted phosphoprotein 24 isoform X1 gives rise to the protein MKTSILLLALLQALGCSGLPAHNAEPAAIEDRSLGASLAQVNTVYAVNNLYRVTRASLKRKVPLGMNTYDLMMVFGIKETDCLKTSGADPQTCAFKSGFFVPSSTCSSRVRVSADAIQVISLRCGHDSDSSSDSSEEMFASRGRHHFNFPSFVNRDPAPPAPETPPVQPDRPAQSQPAGGRPREDNFNNFLE
- the spp2 gene encoding secreted phosphoprotein 24 isoform X2 translates to MKTSILLLALLQALGCSGLPAHNAEPAAIEDRSLGASLAQVNTVYAVNNLYRVTRASLKRKVPLGMNTYDLMMVFGIKETDCLKTSGADPQTCAFKSGFFVPSSTCSSRVRVSADAIQVISLRCGHDSDSSSDSSEEMFASRGRHHFNFPSFVNREA